The following coding sequences lie in one Apium graveolens cultivar Ventura chromosome 3, ASM990537v1, whole genome shotgun sequence genomic window:
- the LOC141711587 gene encoding WD repeat-containing protein DWA2-like, translating into MIKIIDFCSISTSAYLSLSARCIADVKADTDHTSFITGTLSLSKRRMRLSSSGTALVCEGLFSHPNEIWDLASCPFDQPSGSWKETLWIFFFRL; encoded by the exons ATGA TAAAAATCATCGACTTTTGTAGTATATCAACAAGCGCatatctctctctctcggctagATGCATTGCGGATGTGAAAGCAGACACAGATCACACCAGCTTCATTACTggcactctctctctctcaaagaGGAGAATGAG GCTCTCTTCCAGTGGCACGGCACTTGTATGCGAGGGTTTGTTCTCGCATCCTAACGAGATTTGGGATCTCGCTTCCTGTCCTTTTGATCAGCCTTCTG GATCATGGAAGGAGACTTTATGGATTTTCTTTTTCAGACTTTAG